One part of the Tachysurus fulvidraco isolate hzauxx_2018 chromosome 23, HZAU_PFXX_2.0, whole genome shotgun sequence genome encodes these proteins:
- the phf20b gene encoding PHD finger protein 20b isoform X4, giving the protein MTKTPPHRRGITFEVGAALEARDSLKNWYAASIEKIDYEDEKVLIHYRQWSHRYDEWFDWSSPYLRPVERIQLRRQGLQEHNMAPVTAQSRKGFQINQKVLASWSDCRYYPAKILSCDKDDFYTVKFFDGVVKTVKGMKIKPFRKENTSNKPGQPSRKRTAGKNCKTKENGRNRQDGETESEEEDSKGTEKCGKLQDTLLAKTELPEMANGHQAAEEKPSNEELKTETQENGGGEVMEMDKGGDEEKVSGTLHNGAHESCGEEQEKEEQEKEATLGQNRKRGKVMEGKDTDQASVPELRKRRASTGQTPPSKRSRANTTDRNNRSQVRQARSDSVPESFSDKDGLCKTGLLENPKPIAQTASSPDLATLLQRQVHLPTTNKYSREPLYRVIKNQPPPILSIELDHNPFKCQVPGCSKSFRKASLLHYHMKYYHSESELCSSHSTHTHTAEPQAQDSHTHPSETPRRRRTVSASQDTPSPLSDSKSSHTPSPHTANGVHRQRSSSHCERSKENQHTNRTLHDDRDWVTMETEREKRRDKKQRDFCIKPKKKKKKKKRSKSGEDSGSDWSTDSPLWSEEESETGLDLNTPFSEQGVETVGHDSEIVRCVCEVQEENDFMIQCDECLCWQHGTCMGLYEDSVPDTYSCYICRDPPAQRQSQRYWYDKDWLSSGHMYGLPFLEENYSHQNGKKMAATHQLLGDVHRVFEVLNGLQLKMSILQAQAHPDLKLWRQPWKPSDGSLRKGAVHSGMTTPSPPSPRAADYIDAEQVNSKQPVPPACSFQTSYISSEHCYQKPHTYYPALEQRLVVETRSTEELLELETRKLQLTNAKELECRMKLLAAERENSCVAQIKEEEPDPVTCDSKPDPDLLLHQQWQLNLLEHIEAVQDEVSHRMDLIERELDVLESWLDYTGELEPPEPLARLPQLKHRIRQLLTDLGTVQKIALCSSST; this is encoded by the exons ATGACTAAGACGCCTCCTCACAGGCGAGGGATCACGTTTGAGGTGGGGGCGGCTTTGGAGGCCCGGGACAGTCTGAAGAACTG GTATGCTGCCAGCATTGAGAAGATTGACTACGAGGATGAGAAGGTTCTGATTCATTACAGACAGTGGAGTCATCGCTATGACGAGTGGTTCGACTGGAGCAGCCCTTACCTACGACCTGTGGAACGAATCCAGCTGAGGAGGCAGGGCCTGCAGGAGCACAACATGGCCCCGGTGACTGCTCAATCTCGAAAA GGTTTTCAAATCAACCAGAAGGTTTTAGCCAGCTGGTCAGATTGTCGCTACTATCCAGCTAAGATCCTCTCCTGTGATAAAGACG ATTTTTACACAGTGAAGTTTTTTGATGGCGTTGTTAAGACTGTGAAAGGGATGAAGATTAAGCCTTTCAGAAAAGAG AACACGAGCAACAAGCCTGGGCAGCCGAGCCGAAAGCGGACAGCAGGGAAAAACTGTAAGACCAAAGAGAACGGAAGAAACCGACAGGACGGCGAGACCGAATCAGAGGAAGAAGACTCAAAAGGGACAGAGAAGTGTGGAAAGCTTCAGGACACCCTGCTGGCCAAAACGGAGCTGCCAGAGATGGCGAACGGACACCAAGCTGCCGAGGAGAAGCCGTCCAACGAAGAGCTGAAGACGGAAACACAGGAGAACGGAGGAGGGGAAGTGATGGAGATGGACAAAGGAGGAGACGAGGAGAAAGTCAGCGGGACACTTCACAACGGCGCCCATGAGAGCTGTGGAGAGgaacaagagaaagaagagcAAGAAAAAGAGGCCACTCTCGGTCAGAACAGGAAAAGAGGCAAAGTAATGGAAG GGAAAGACACAGATCAGGCCAGCGTTCCAGAGCTGAGGAAAAGACGTGCGTCCACGGGACAAACTCCTCCTTCCAAGAGGAGCAGAGCAAATACTACAG ACAGAAACAATCGATCCCAGGTTAGACAGGCTAGATCAGATTCTGTACCAGAAAGCTTCAGCGATAAAGATGGTCTCTGCAAGACGGGTCTTCTGGAGAATCCCAAGCCTATCGCACAGACAGCGTCTTCTCCTGATCTCG CCACGCTGCTGCAAAGACAAGTCCACCTCCCAACCACCAATAAGTACAGCAGGGAACCAT TGTACAGGGTCATCAAGAACCAGCCGCCGCCCATCCTCTCCATCGAACTGGACCATAACCCGTTTAAGTGCCAGGTGCCAGGCTGCAGCAAGTCGTTCCGCAAGGCGTCTCTGCTGCACTATCACATGAAGTATTACCACTCTGAGAGCGAGCTGTGCTCTTCACacagcacccacacacacaccgccgaACCTCAGGCCCAGGATagccacacacacccctctgaGACTCCACGCAGACGCCGCACCGTTTCTGCCTCACAAG ACACTCCGTCCCCACTAAGCGACAGTAAATCCAGTCACACCCCGTCACCCCATACTGCGAACGGTGTGCATCGTCAGCGCAGCTCCTCCCACTGCGAGAGGAGCAAAGAGAACCAGCACACCAACCGCACGCTCCATGACGACAGAGACTGGGTCACCATGGAAACAG aacgagagaaaaggagagataaGAAGCAGAGGGACTTCTGCATCAAGcctaagaagaagaaaaagaagaaaaagaggtcCAAGTCAG GTGAAGACAGTGGCAGTGACTGGTCAACAGACAGCCCTCTGTGGAGCGAGGAGGAGTCGGAGACGGGGCTCGATCTGAACACGCCTTTCTCTGAGCAGGGGGTGGAGACGGTGGGTCATGACTCAGAGATAGTGCGCTGTGTGTGCGAGGTGCAGGAGGAGAACGACTTCATGATCCAG TGTGATGAGTGTTTATGCTGGCAGCATGGCACGTGCATGGGCCTGTATGAGGACAGTGTCCCTGACACCTACAGCTGCTACATCTGCAGGGACCCACCTG CTCAGAGACAGAGTCAGCGCTACTGGTACGATAAGGACTGGCTCAGCAGCGGTCACATGTACGGCCTGCCCTTCTTAGAAGAAAACTACTCTCATCAGAACGGCAAGAAAATGGCAGCCACCCACCAGCTCCTGGGCGACGTTCATCGTGTGTTTGAAGTGCTTAACGGCCTCCAGCTCAAAATGAGCATACTGCA GGCTCAGGCTCACCCGGACCTGAAACTGTGGCGACAGCCCTGGAAGCCCTCAGATGGCAGTCTCAGGAAGGGGGCGGTGCATTCCGGCATGACCACGCCCTCTCCACCGTCCCCTCGCGCAGCAGACTATATCGATGCAGAGCAGGTCAATTCCAAACAGCCCGTGCCTCCAGCCTGCTCTTTCCAGACGTCTTACATCAGCAGCGAGCACTGCTACCAAAAGCCACACACGTATTATCCTGCGCTGGAGCAGCGACTGGTGGTGGAGACGCGCAGCACAGAGGAGCTTCTGGAGCTCGAGACTCGCAAACTGCAGCTGACCAATGCTAAG GAGTTAGAGTGTCGCATGAAGCTGCTGGCGGCCGAAAGAGAGAATAGCTGTGTGGCCCAGATTAAGGAAGAGGAACCTGACCCAGTGACCTGTGACTCCAAACCTGACCCTGACCTCTTGCTacaccagcagtggcagctgaACCTGCTGGAGCACATTGAGGCTGTGCAGGATGAAGTCAGCCACAGGATGGACCTCATAGAGAGGGAGCTGGATG TTTTAGAAAGTTGGCTGGATTACACAGGTGAACTGGAGCCTCCAGAGCCTCTGGCGCGTCTCCCGCAGCTTAAACACCGCATCAGACAGCTACTGACGGACCTGGGAACAGTGCAGAAGATTGCATTGTGCTCCTCGTCCACATGA
- the phf20b gene encoding PHD finger protein 20b isoform X2, translated as MTKTPPHRRGITFEVGAALEARDSLKNWYAASIEKIDYEDEKVLIHYRQWSHRYDEWFDWSSPYLRPVERIQLRRQGLQEHNMAPGFQINQKVLASWSDCRYYPAKILSCDKDDFYTVKFFDGVVKTVKGMKIKPFRKENTSNKPGQPSRKRTAGKNCKTKENGRNRQDGETESEEEDSKGTEKCGKLQDTLLAKTELPEMANGHQAAEEKPSNEELKTETQENGGGEVMEMDKGGDEEKVSGTLHNGAHESCGEEQEKEEQEKEATLGQNRKRGKVMEGKDTDQASVPELRKRRASTGQTPPSKRSRANTTDRNNRSQVRQARSDSVPESFSDKDGLCKTGLLENPKPIAQTASSPDLATLLQRQVHLPTTNKYSREPLYRVIKNQPPPILSIELDHNPFKCQVPGCSKSFRKASLLHYHMKYYHSESELCSSHSTHTHTAEPQAQDSHTHPSETPRRRRTVSASQDTPSPLSDSKSSHTPSPHTANGVHRQRSSSHCERSKENQHTNRTLHDDRDWVTMETEREKRRDKKQRDFCIKPKKKKKKKKRSKSDSHSSDKSNGFSSYPCNPNLSLKLPLSHKHRSHAAHFPEPELDDGEDSGSDWSTDSPLWSEEESETGLDLNTPFSEQGVETVGHDSEIVRCVCEVQEENDFMIQCDECLCWQHGTCMGLYEDSVPDTYSCYICRDPPAQRQSQRYWYDKDWLSSGHMYGLPFLEENYSHQNGKKMAATHQLLGDVHRVFEVLNGLQLKMSILQAQAHPDLKLWRQPWKPSDGSLRKGAVHSGMTTPSPPSPRAADYIDAEQVNSKQPVPPACSFQTSYISSEHCYQKPHTYYPALEQRLVVETRSTEELLELETRKLQLTNAKELECRMKLLAAERENSCVAQIKEEEPDPVTCDSKPDPDLLLHQQWQLNLLEHIEAVQDEVSHRMDLIERELDVLESWLDYTGELEPPEPLARLPQLKHRIRQLLTDLGTVQKIALCSSST; from the exons ATGACTAAGACGCCTCCTCACAGGCGAGGGATCACGTTTGAGGTGGGGGCGGCTTTGGAGGCCCGGGACAGTCTGAAGAACTG GTATGCTGCCAGCATTGAGAAGATTGACTACGAGGATGAGAAGGTTCTGATTCATTACAGACAGTGGAGTCATCGCTATGACGAGTGGTTCGACTGGAGCAGCCCTTACCTACGACCTGTGGAACGAATCCAGCTGAGGAGGCAGGGCCTGCAGGAGCACAACATGGCCCCG GGTTTTCAAATCAACCAGAAGGTTTTAGCCAGCTGGTCAGATTGTCGCTACTATCCAGCTAAGATCCTCTCCTGTGATAAAGACG ATTTTTACACAGTGAAGTTTTTTGATGGCGTTGTTAAGACTGTGAAAGGGATGAAGATTAAGCCTTTCAGAAAAGAG AACACGAGCAACAAGCCTGGGCAGCCGAGCCGAAAGCGGACAGCAGGGAAAAACTGTAAGACCAAAGAGAACGGAAGAAACCGACAGGACGGCGAGACCGAATCAGAGGAAGAAGACTCAAAAGGGACAGAGAAGTGTGGAAAGCTTCAGGACACCCTGCTGGCCAAAACGGAGCTGCCAGAGATGGCGAACGGACACCAAGCTGCCGAGGAGAAGCCGTCCAACGAAGAGCTGAAGACGGAAACACAGGAGAACGGAGGAGGGGAAGTGATGGAGATGGACAAAGGAGGAGACGAGGAGAAAGTCAGCGGGACACTTCACAACGGCGCCCATGAGAGCTGTGGAGAGgaacaagagaaagaagagcAAGAAAAAGAGGCCACTCTCGGTCAGAACAGGAAAAGAGGCAAAGTAATGGAAG GGAAAGACACAGATCAGGCCAGCGTTCCAGAGCTGAGGAAAAGACGTGCGTCCACGGGACAAACTCCTCCTTCCAAGAGGAGCAGAGCAAATACTACAG ACAGAAACAATCGATCCCAGGTTAGACAGGCTAGATCAGATTCTGTACCAGAAAGCTTCAGCGATAAAGATGGTCTCTGCAAGACGGGTCTTCTGGAGAATCCCAAGCCTATCGCACAGACAGCGTCTTCTCCTGATCTCG CCACGCTGCTGCAAAGACAAGTCCACCTCCCAACCACCAATAAGTACAGCAGGGAACCAT TGTACAGGGTCATCAAGAACCAGCCGCCGCCCATCCTCTCCATCGAACTGGACCATAACCCGTTTAAGTGCCAGGTGCCAGGCTGCAGCAAGTCGTTCCGCAAGGCGTCTCTGCTGCACTATCACATGAAGTATTACCACTCTGAGAGCGAGCTGTGCTCTTCACacagcacccacacacacaccgccgaACCTCAGGCCCAGGATagccacacacacccctctgaGACTCCACGCAGACGCCGCACCGTTTCTGCCTCACAAG ACACTCCGTCCCCACTAAGCGACAGTAAATCCAGTCACACCCCGTCACCCCATACTGCGAACGGTGTGCATCGTCAGCGCAGCTCCTCCCACTGCGAGAGGAGCAAAGAGAACCAGCACACCAACCGCACGCTCCATGACGACAGAGACTGGGTCACCATGGAAACAG aacgagagaaaaggagagataaGAAGCAGAGGGACTTCTGCATCAAGcctaagaagaagaaaaagaagaaaaagaggtcCAAGTCAG ACTCACACAGCAGTGATAAGAGCAATGGCTTTAGCTCGTACCCCTGCAATCCAAATCTGTCCCTCAAATTGCCCCTCTCCCACAAACACCGCTCGCACGCCGCACACTTCCCCGAACCAGAGCTTGATGATG GTGAAGACAGTGGCAGTGACTGGTCAACAGACAGCCCTCTGTGGAGCGAGGAGGAGTCGGAGACGGGGCTCGATCTGAACACGCCTTTCTCTGAGCAGGGGGTGGAGACGGTGGGTCATGACTCAGAGATAGTGCGCTGTGTGTGCGAGGTGCAGGAGGAGAACGACTTCATGATCCAG TGTGATGAGTGTTTATGCTGGCAGCATGGCACGTGCATGGGCCTGTATGAGGACAGTGTCCCTGACACCTACAGCTGCTACATCTGCAGGGACCCACCTG CTCAGAGACAGAGTCAGCGCTACTGGTACGATAAGGACTGGCTCAGCAGCGGTCACATGTACGGCCTGCCCTTCTTAGAAGAAAACTACTCTCATCAGAACGGCAAGAAAATGGCAGCCACCCACCAGCTCCTGGGCGACGTTCATCGTGTGTTTGAAGTGCTTAACGGCCTCCAGCTCAAAATGAGCATACTGCA GGCTCAGGCTCACCCGGACCTGAAACTGTGGCGACAGCCCTGGAAGCCCTCAGATGGCAGTCTCAGGAAGGGGGCGGTGCATTCCGGCATGACCACGCCCTCTCCACCGTCCCCTCGCGCAGCAGACTATATCGATGCAGAGCAGGTCAATTCCAAACAGCCCGTGCCTCCAGCCTGCTCTTTCCAGACGTCTTACATCAGCAGCGAGCACTGCTACCAAAAGCCACACACGTATTATCCTGCGCTGGAGCAGCGACTGGTGGTGGAGACGCGCAGCACAGAGGAGCTTCTGGAGCTCGAGACTCGCAAACTGCAGCTGACCAATGCTAAG GAGTTAGAGTGTCGCATGAAGCTGCTGGCGGCCGAAAGAGAGAATAGCTGTGTGGCCCAGATTAAGGAAGAGGAACCTGACCCAGTGACCTGTGACTCCAAACCTGACCCTGACCTCTTGCTacaccagcagtggcagctgaACCTGCTGGAGCACATTGAGGCTGTGCAGGATGAAGTCAGCCACAGGATGGACCTCATAGAGAGGGAGCTGGATG TTTTAGAAAGTTGGCTGGATTACACAGGTGAACTGGAGCCTCCAGAGCCTCTGGCGCGTCTCCCGCAGCTTAAACACCGCATCAGACAGCTACTGACGGACCTGGGAACAGTGCAGAAGATTGCATTGTGCTCCTCGTCCACATGA
- the phf20b gene encoding PHD finger protein 20b isoform X5, whose translation MTKTPPHRRGITFEVGAALEARDSLKNWYAASIEKIDYEDEKVLIHYRQWSHRYDEWFDWSSPYLRPVERIQLRRQGLQEHNMAPVTAQSRKGFQINQKVLASWSDCRYYPAKILSCDKDDFYTVKFFDGVVKTVKGMKIKPFRKENTSNKPGQPSRKRTAGKNCKTKENGRNRQDGETESEEEDSKGTEKCGKLQDTLLAKTELPEMANGHQAAEEKPSNEELKTETQENGGGEVMEMDKGGDEEKVSGTLHNGAHESCGEEQEKEEQEKEATLGQNRKRGKVMEGKDTDQASVPELRKRRASTGQTPPSKRSRANTTDRNNRSQVRQARSDSVPESFSDKDGLCKTGLLENPKPIAQTASSPDLATLLQRQVHLPTTNKYSREPLYRVIKNQPPPILSIELDHNPFKCQVPGCSKSFRKASLLHYHMKYYHSESELCSSHSTHTHTAEPQAQDSHTHPSETPRRRRTVSASQDTPSPLSDSKSSHTPSPHTANGVHRQRSSSHCERSKENQHTNRTLHDDRDWVTMETEREKRRDKKQRDFCIKPKKKKKKKKRSKSGEDSGSDWSTDSPLWSEEESETGLDLNTPFSEQGVETCDECLCWQHGTCMGLYEDSVPDTYSCYICRDPPAQRQSQRYWYDKDWLSSGHMYGLPFLEENYSHQNGKKMAATHQLLGDVHRVFEVLNGLQLKMSILQAQAHPDLKLWRQPWKPSDGSLRKGAVHSGMTTPSPPSPRAADYIDAEQVNSKQPVPPACSFQTSYISSEHCYQKPHTYYPALEQRLVVETRSTEELLELETRKLQLTNAKELECRMKLLAAERENSCVAQIKEEEPDPVTCDSKPDPDLLLHQQWQLNLLEHIEAVQDEVSHRMDLIERELDVLESWLDYTGELEPPEPLARLPQLKHRIRQLLTDLGTVQKIALCSSST comes from the exons ATGACTAAGACGCCTCCTCACAGGCGAGGGATCACGTTTGAGGTGGGGGCGGCTTTGGAGGCCCGGGACAGTCTGAAGAACTG GTATGCTGCCAGCATTGAGAAGATTGACTACGAGGATGAGAAGGTTCTGATTCATTACAGACAGTGGAGTCATCGCTATGACGAGTGGTTCGACTGGAGCAGCCCTTACCTACGACCTGTGGAACGAATCCAGCTGAGGAGGCAGGGCCTGCAGGAGCACAACATGGCCCCGGTGACTGCTCAATCTCGAAAA GGTTTTCAAATCAACCAGAAGGTTTTAGCCAGCTGGTCAGATTGTCGCTACTATCCAGCTAAGATCCTCTCCTGTGATAAAGACG ATTTTTACACAGTGAAGTTTTTTGATGGCGTTGTTAAGACTGTGAAAGGGATGAAGATTAAGCCTTTCAGAAAAGAG AACACGAGCAACAAGCCTGGGCAGCCGAGCCGAAAGCGGACAGCAGGGAAAAACTGTAAGACCAAAGAGAACGGAAGAAACCGACAGGACGGCGAGACCGAATCAGAGGAAGAAGACTCAAAAGGGACAGAGAAGTGTGGAAAGCTTCAGGACACCCTGCTGGCCAAAACGGAGCTGCCAGAGATGGCGAACGGACACCAAGCTGCCGAGGAGAAGCCGTCCAACGAAGAGCTGAAGACGGAAACACAGGAGAACGGAGGAGGGGAAGTGATGGAGATGGACAAAGGAGGAGACGAGGAGAAAGTCAGCGGGACACTTCACAACGGCGCCCATGAGAGCTGTGGAGAGgaacaagagaaagaagagcAAGAAAAAGAGGCCACTCTCGGTCAGAACAGGAAAAGAGGCAAAGTAATGGAAG GGAAAGACACAGATCAGGCCAGCGTTCCAGAGCTGAGGAAAAGACGTGCGTCCACGGGACAAACTCCTCCTTCCAAGAGGAGCAGAGCAAATACTACAG ACAGAAACAATCGATCCCAGGTTAGACAGGCTAGATCAGATTCTGTACCAGAAAGCTTCAGCGATAAAGATGGTCTCTGCAAGACGGGTCTTCTGGAGAATCCCAAGCCTATCGCACAGACAGCGTCTTCTCCTGATCTCG CCACGCTGCTGCAAAGACAAGTCCACCTCCCAACCACCAATAAGTACAGCAGGGAACCAT TGTACAGGGTCATCAAGAACCAGCCGCCGCCCATCCTCTCCATCGAACTGGACCATAACCCGTTTAAGTGCCAGGTGCCAGGCTGCAGCAAGTCGTTCCGCAAGGCGTCTCTGCTGCACTATCACATGAAGTATTACCACTCTGAGAGCGAGCTGTGCTCTTCACacagcacccacacacacaccgccgaACCTCAGGCCCAGGATagccacacacacccctctgaGACTCCACGCAGACGCCGCACCGTTTCTGCCTCACAAG ACACTCCGTCCCCACTAAGCGACAGTAAATCCAGTCACACCCCGTCACCCCATACTGCGAACGGTGTGCATCGTCAGCGCAGCTCCTCCCACTGCGAGAGGAGCAAAGAGAACCAGCACACCAACCGCACGCTCCATGACGACAGAGACTGGGTCACCATGGAAACAG aacgagagaaaaggagagataaGAAGCAGAGGGACTTCTGCATCAAGcctaagaagaagaaaaagaagaaaaagaggtcCAAGTCAG GTGAAGACAGTGGCAGTGACTGGTCAACAGACAGCCCTCTGTGGAGCGAGGAGGAGTCGGAGACGGGGCTCGATCTGAACACGCCTTTCTCTGAGCAGGGGGTGGAGACG TGTGATGAGTGTTTATGCTGGCAGCATGGCACGTGCATGGGCCTGTATGAGGACAGTGTCCCTGACACCTACAGCTGCTACATCTGCAGGGACCCACCTG CTCAGAGACAGAGTCAGCGCTACTGGTACGATAAGGACTGGCTCAGCAGCGGTCACATGTACGGCCTGCCCTTCTTAGAAGAAAACTACTCTCATCAGAACGGCAAGAAAATGGCAGCCACCCACCAGCTCCTGGGCGACGTTCATCGTGTGTTTGAAGTGCTTAACGGCCTCCAGCTCAAAATGAGCATACTGCA GGCTCAGGCTCACCCGGACCTGAAACTGTGGCGACAGCCCTGGAAGCCCTCAGATGGCAGTCTCAGGAAGGGGGCGGTGCATTCCGGCATGACCACGCCCTCTCCACCGTCCCCTCGCGCAGCAGACTATATCGATGCAGAGCAGGTCAATTCCAAACAGCCCGTGCCTCCAGCCTGCTCTTTCCAGACGTCTTACATCAGCAGCGAGCACTGCTACCAAAAGCCACACACGTATTATCCTGCGCTGGAGCAGCGACTGGTGGTGGAGACGCGCAGCACAGAGGAGCTTCTGGAGCTCGAGACTCGCAAACTGCAGCTGACCAATGCTAAG GAGTTAGAGTGTCGCATGAAGCTGCTGGCGGCCGAAAGAGAGAATAGCTGTGTGGCCCAGATTAAGGAAGAGGAACCTGACCCAGTGACCTGTGACTCCAAACCTGACCCTGACCTCTTGCTacaccagcagtggcagctgaACCTGCTGGAGCACATTGAGGCTGTGCAGGATGAAGTCAGCCACAGGATGGACCTCATAGAGAGGGAGCTGGATG TTTTAGAAAGTTGGCTGGATTACACAGGTGAACTGGAGCCTCCAGAGCCTCTGGCGCGTCTCCCGCAGCTTAAACACCGCATCAGACAGCTACTGACGGACCTGGGAACAGTGCAGAAGATTGCATTGTGCTCCTCGTCCACATGA